In one Roseburia intestinalis L1-82 genomic region, the following are encoded:
- a CDS encoding AraC family transcriptional regulator, with product MGKKKKDTMELRFYEVPQGEYVLALLGDNWIRDYGHDESNLHFHNLMEIGYCKNGTGELILNEETKRYEPAMVSIIPQNYPHVTISDIAEGPSYWEYLFFDPMVMIQELYPDNAVMQKKVLQMINRKALFFHEWENRGISVLVKMLMDEMRQKKNHFNDCVRGLLIAFFAELLRMCESDVSENEVKKKTGVSQITAALDYVRLEYANNIRVEELAKASHMSETHFRRVFESYMNMSPMDYINLMRVQKACDIMKKTNDPMDVVAQKVGFTTTSTFNRNFKKYLNTSPYQWKISPENYERKLLNYNISALKGW from the coding sequence ATGGGAAAAAAGAAAAAAGACACAATGGAATTGAGGTTTTACGAAGTTCCGCAGGGTGAATATGTTCTGGCACTTTTAGGAGACAACTGGATTCGTGATTACGGACATGATGAAAGTAATCTTCATTTTCACAATCTCATGGAAATCGGATATTGTAAAAACGGTACCGGCGAGTTGATCTTAAATGAAGAGACAAAACGTTATGAACCGGCAATGGTCAGTATTATTCCACAGAATTACCCGCATGTGACGATCAGTGACATTGCGGAGGGACCAAGCTATTGGGAATATTTATTTTTTGATCCGATGGTCATGATCCAGGAATTATATCCGGATAATGCTGTCATGCAAAAAAAAGTATTGCAGATGATCAATCGTAAGGCTTTATTTTTCCATGAGTGGGAAAACCGCGGAATTTCCGTTCTTGTGAAGATGCTCATGGATGAAATGAGACAGAAAAAAAATCATTTTAATGATTGTGTCAGAGGTCTTTTGATCGCTTTTTTTGCTGAATTGCTCCGCATGTGTGAGAGCGATGTCTCGGAGAATGAAGTAAAGAAAAAGACAGGTGTTTCCCAGATCACGGCGGCACTTGATTATGTCAGGTTAGAGTATGCAAACAATATCCGTGTCGAGGAACTTGCAAAGGCAAGCCATATGAGTGAGACACATTTCAGAAGAGTCTTTGAATCTTATATGAATATGTCACCGATGGATTACATCAATCTGATGCGGGTGCAGAAAGCCTGTGATATCATGAAAAAGACAAATGACCCGATGGATGTGGTCGCCCAGAAAGTAGGATTTACCACGACATCCACATTTAACCGGAACTTCAAAAAATATCTGAATACATCTCCGTATCAGTGGAAGATCAGTCCGGAAAATTATGAGAGAAAGCTGCTGAATTATAATATTTCCGCATTGAAG